AGACCGTTCATGCGTTCCTGCATTTCCTTGGCTGCTTTGTTGGTGAAGGTCACCGAGAGGATCTTGTTGGGAGTCACTCCCTGCCGGATCAGTTCCACCATGCGATAGGTAATCACACGTGTTTTTCCGGTACCGGCGCCAGCCAGAACCAGGAGTGGACCAGAGAGAGTAGAGGCTGCTTCACGTTGTGCCGGATTGAGTGCGGAGAGATGACTGGAAGAACTGGGAGAGGAAGACAAGGACATATATCAGGATCAATTATCTGGCTAAAACGGGTATGGGCAGCTGAGCTGAAGCGGTAACCGGCGGCGACGATTCCCGCTCAGTGACTTTCATCTTTTTTATCGGGGTTCGATCGGGGCGCCGGCTTTTTCTGGGCGGGGCGTTCCGGTTTTCGTGAGGCACTGGGTGATTTTTTCGCAGGTGCCTGGCCTGCTTCAGTAGACTCCGATTTCGATTCCGCGGAGCGTCTGCTGGAACCGGGCTGTTTCTTTTTTCTCAACTTGGGGCGCGCCTGTTCGCTGCGCCGGGACTGAGCGGGATCTGGTTGCTGTTTTCGACGGGCCGATTCCACGGTCTCCTGGTGGGGGACCGGAGTTTTCGCGGGAGCGGAATGCTGCTGTTCTTTATAAGCCAGCCTGAGCGGCTCGAGCATCTCGTTGATCGTCTGCCAGCGGTCTTGCGGGTAGAGCTCCAGCCCCTTCATGATCGCATCGGCAATGCGGGGGTCGAGATCGGGGAGCAGGTTCTGGATGTGTTCCGGTGGTGAATTGATATGTTGCAGGACTGCTTCCATTGTTTCGGCTGCCTTCCAGGGCAGCCGTTTGGTCAGCATCTCATAGCAGGTCACTGCGTAAGAGAAGATATCGATTTTCTGGCTGGTCTTCTGGCGTTTGATGAGCTCGGGGGCCATATAAGCGGCGGTACCGGTGCGGTTGCCGGGCTGCAGAAACGGAGGCGTGTTGGGGACGACCAGTCCGAAGTCAATCAGCTTGAGTTCGTGATCGTTGCTGACCATGATGTTGCGCGGGCAGATGTCGCGGTGAATCCAGCCTTCGTCATGAAAATACTGGATCGCTTCACCCAGCTGGATCATGTATTTGAGGCAGTTGGTTTTCATGTCCTCGTTCTGGGCTTCCACCAGAAAGCTGAGACTGTAGCCTTCGATGAATTCCATGACGAGGAACTGTTCCTGATCGGTAGTCAGGCCGTGTTCGTAAGTCTTGACGATGTGCGGGTGATTGAACTGGACAGCGATCTCCCCCTCTTTGGGTTTATCCAGTCCCACAAAGCGGGCTTCCAGTTCCTGTGTTTTGACTTTGTCCAGAATTTTAAGCGAAACGGTTTTGCCGGAATTGTAATCGCGGGCCCGCCAGACCTTCGACATGCTGCCCTGGCCCACGCGCCCGATGAGCTCAAAACGTTGCTTGATGTTCACACGGGGAACACGTGCTTCTTTGGAAAAGAGTCGCTTTAAAAAGTTCATGCATTCACCAGGGGCAGAGAGTGAATTCAGGACCAGGTTTCATCCCGGGCTCAGAAGAAGTTAACCGGCCCAACACTTCCAGTATAATTGCCAGCCTGACGAGACGCAAAGCGGTGCCCTGAAATCGACTGTTTCCAATCAGCGTCGACTGATGCGAACGGTGGTCGGGACGGTGTCAGGGATTCGTTTTGAGACTTTGGGGGAGTCAGACGCAATAGTCAATCAGTCGTGCCAGTTCCGAGCGGAGTCGGGGACGGGGAATAATGCGATCGACAAAGCCATGATCCAGAAGAAATTCACTGGTCTGGAAGCCTTCGGGCAGCGAACTTTTAATCGTGGCTTCCACTACCCGCGGTCCGGCGAAACCGACCAGGGCTTTGGGTTCCGCGACGACAATGTCACCCAGTGAGGCGAAACTGGCGGCGACTCCCCCCATGGTGGGGTTGGTCAGAACTGAAATGAACAGTCCTCCCTTTTCGTGGTAGCGTCCCAGGGCTGCTGAAACTTTTCCCATCTGCATCAGGGAGAAGATCCCTTCGTGCATGCGGGCTCCCCCGCCGGAGCCACTGATGATGATCAGCGGGAGTTTGAGTTCCGTTGCCTGTTCGATGGCGCGGGTCAGTTTTTCGCCGACCACGGAACCCATGCTGCCCATGATGAAGGACGAGTCGGTAATGCCGATGACCAGCGGGCGACCACGCATGTAGCCTTTGCCGACGATACAGGCATCTTTGAGTCCGGTTTTTTTCTGCTCCGCGACCAGGCGTTCTTTGTAGGTTTTGCTTTTGTCAGCAAATTCGAGCGGATCGCCTGCGGTGAGGTCGGGATACCATTCTTCAAAGCTGTCCGGGTCGAGCAGCTGCTGGATCCGGGTGTGAGCCGAGATCGAAAAGTGGTGATCGCATTCCGGGCAGAGGCCGAGCCCCTGATCGACCTGTTTGCAGAACACGGTTGCGTTACAGGCAGGACAGCGTTGCCAGAGTCCTTCCGGCACCCCTCGCTTGGGGCGGGTGGTGTGGCTGAGCTTTGAATCGACGTTTGACTTGGGAGCAGAACTCATATTACTTAGCCTCCTCGTAGCGCCATTTTTCTGTATGGCAGCTTTGACCCTGTTGGGAATCCCTCTTTTCTGATTGATCGTCAAAATTTACCTGTTTTGAATCACTTTTTTTAGGGGGTGACTCAAGAATTTCCAACATTTCATTGTGACAGAAGCGTCCGGCGTGCTCAAAACAAATTTTTTCTTTCTGTTCGTTCCGCAGGAGGCTGGAAATGATCGTCGCCAGTGGTTCTGAAGCCACGATGGCGAAGTTCTGTTTCTTCTTCAGGTATTTCTGTAATGTTTTCTGGACCCGGTTGACCGCTTCCGAGGCGAGTTCCCCTTCGGGCGGGCAGACCGTTTCGGGAGATTCGGCCCATTGTTTGAGTAATTTGGGGTACTTCCGACGGACTTCTTCGTATTCCAGACCCTGCCAGAGCCCCTGGTTCAGGTTTTTCAGGCCTTCCTTTTCCTTGACCGGAACGCCCAGGTTTTCGCCCAGCTGTTCGGCTGTTGAGAGGGCGGGCTCTGATGAAGAGGTGATAATGGTTTCGATCCCCGCCTGTTCCAGCTGGGGAATCAGATTTCGAACCTGCTCTTCCCCTTTTGCGTTCAGCGGAAGATCCAGGGTACCTTGAATTCGCTCATCTTTATCAAAGTCAGTACAACCAGGACGTATGAGTACCACAGTTGGCATGTTTTTGAATCTCTTTTATGTTAAGGAAGCTGTCCGGCTTCTGGCTATCCGGGCCAGATCGCTGACAGCAGTTGCGTAATCGGGCTCATTAAAAATGGCGCTTCCGACTACAAAGTAATTGGCACCGGCCTGAGCTGCTGCGCCGATGGTATCTGGATCAATGCCTCCATCCACGGAGAGAATCGTTTCCGGAGAGATCATTGATTTCAATTGTCTGATTCGTTCGGGGCTGGTTTCGATGAAGGACTGCCCTCCAAAGCCAGGTTCCACGCTCATTACCAGCACCAGCCCGCAGGCATCCAGATACGGTTCGATCCGTGCCAGCGGTGTCTGGGGGCTGATCGCCAGACCGGGTAAGACCCCTGCCTCCTTGAGGCGATCCAGCAGACCCTGTGGTTCCGGCAGTGCTTCGATATGGACGGTAATCGAATCGCAGCCAGCCTTGATGTAGTCATCAACATACTTTTCGGGATTGCTGATCATCAGGTGGGCGTCGAAAAACGACTTGGTCAATGGTCTGACCCGCTCAATGAGCATGGCTCCGTAGGAGAGGTTAGGGACAAAATGCCCATCCATGACATCCCAGTGGAGTACGGGCGCCTGAGCGGCATCCAGCAGCTCGACCTCACGGTGGAGGTTGCCGAAGTCACACTTCAGCATCGAGGGAGCAATTACCGGTGCATCTGATAACAATTTGTGTTTGGTATTCGAGTCAATCATAGAATTCAGGAATAATATACAACTCAAAGCCAAAAGCAAGAGCTCTGAATCGTTCTCATCAAGAGTTTGATTTCTTGCGAGTTTTATGAATGGAGTTACTGCTTTTATTATAAGCGGACTATTTTGACGATCTCAGGGATCATAGTCTAGTGGAAAGTAGAAACACCTGTTCTTGCGTGTAGGTGAGTCACTCTGGAAAAACAGCCGAGATGAAAACCATCTCGGCTGTTTTCGTAGTTCCGTCTCTAAATCATATTCTATAAGATTAGATGGTGATTAGAGTTGCGCCAGACGAGCGATCATGTCGGCCGTCCGGTTTGAGTAACCGTATTCGTTGTCGTACCAGCTCAGAACTTTGATCATGTTGCCGCCGATCTGGGTGGTCCAGCTGGCGTCAAAGATGGAGCTGTGAGTGTTGCCGATGATGTCACTGGAGACGATCGGATCGGTGTTGTACTCCAGAATGCCCTTCAGAGGACCTTCAGCGGCTGCTTTCATGGCAGCGTTGACATCGTCAGCAGAGACGTCTTTGCTGAGGGTTACGACCAGGTCGGTAATTGAACCAGCGGGAACGGGAACACGCAGACTGAGACCAGTCAGTTTGCCGTTCAGGTCGGGCAGAACCAGACCGACGGCTTTGGCAGCACCGGTGGTGGTTGGAATGATGTTAACAGCGG
The genomic region above belongs to Gimesia chilikensis and contains:
- a CDS encoding serine/threonine protein kinase, whose product is MNFLKRLFSKEARVPRVNIKQRFELIGRVGQGSMSKVWRARDYNSGKTVSLKILDKVKTQELEARFVGLDKPKEGEIAVQFNHPHIVKTYEHGLTTDQEQFLVMEFIEGYSLSFLVEAQNEDMKTNCLKYMIQLGEAIQYFHDEGWIHRDICPRNIMVSNDHELKLIDFGLVVPNTPPFLQPGNRTGTAAYMAPELIKRQKTSQKIDIFSYAVTCYEMLTKRLPWKAAETMEAVLQHINSPPEHIQNLLPDLDPRIADAIMKGLELYPQDRWQTINEMLEPLRLAYKEQQHSAPAKTPVPHQETVESARRKQQPDPAQSRRSEQARPKLRKKKQPGSSRRSAESKSESTEAGQAPAKKSPSASRKPERPAQKKPAPRSNPDKKDESH
- a CDS encoding histidine phosphatase family protein — protein: MPTVVLIRPGCTDFDKDERIQGTLDLPLNAKGEEQVRNLIPQLEQAGIETIITSSSEPALSTAEQLGENLGVPVKEKEGLKNLNQGLWQGLEYEEVRRKYPKLLKQWAESPETVCPPEGELASEAVNRVQKTLQKYLKKKQNFAIVASEPLATIISSLLRNEQKEKICFEHAGRFCHNEMLEILESPPKKSDSKQVNFDDQSEKRDSQQGQSCHTEKWRYEEAK
- the rpe gene encoding ribulose-phosphate 3-epimerase translates to MIDSNTKHKLLSDAPVIAPSMLKCDFGNLHREVELLDAAQAPVLHWDVMDGHFVPNLSYGAMLIERVRPLTKSFFDAHLMISNPEKYVDDYIKAGCDSITVHIEALPEPQGLLDRLKEAGVLPGLAISPQTPLARIEPYLDACGLVLVMSVEPGFGGQSFIETSPERIRQLKSMISPETILSVDGGIDPDTIGAAAQAGANYFVVGSAIFNEPDYATAVSDLARIARSRTASLT
- the accD gene encoding acetyl-CoA carboxylase, carboxyltransferase subunit beta, whose protein sequence is MSSAPKSNVDSKLSHTTRPKRGVPEGLWQRCPACNATVFCKQVDQGLGLCPECDHHFSISAHTRIQQLLDPDSFEEWYPDLTAGDPLEFADKSKTYKERLVAEQKKTGLKDACIVGKGYMRGRPLVIGITDSSFIMGSMGSVVGEKLTRAIEQATELKLPLIIISGSGGGARMHEGIFSLMQMGKVSAALGRYHEKGGLFISVLTNPTMGGVAASFASLGDIVVAEPKALVGFAGPRVVEATIKSSLPEGFQTSEFLLDHGFVDRIIPRPRLRSELARLIDYCV